Proteins co-encoded in one Microcebus murinus isolate Inina chromosome 5, M.murinus_Inina_mat1.0, whole genome shotgun sequence genomic window:
- the BAG6 gene encoding large proline-rich protein BAG6 isoform X34: MEPNDSTSTAVEEPDSLEVLVKTLDSQTRTFIVGAQMNVKEFKEHIAASVSIPSEKQRLIYQGRVLQDDKKLQEYNVGGKVIHLVERAPPQTQLPSGASSGTGSASATHGGGPSPGTRGPGASVHDRNANSYVMVGTFNLPSEPRVRLVMAQHMIRDIQTLLSRMECRGAPQVQHSQLPPQMPTVAPEPVALSSQTSEPVESEVPPREPMEAEGVEERAPAQSPELTPSGSAPTGPAPASETNAPNHPSPAEYVEVLQELQRLESRLQPFLQRYYEVLGTAATTDYNNNHEGREEDQRLINLVGESLRLLGNTFVALSDLRCNLACAPPRHLHVVRPMSHYTTPMVLQQAAIPIQINVGTTVTMTGNGTRPPPNPNAEAPPPGPGQASSLAPSSTTVESSSEGASPPGPAPPPATSHPRVIRISHQSVEPVVMMHMNIQDSGTQPGGVPSAPTGPLGPPGHGQTLGSTLIQLPSLPPEFMHAVAHQITHQAMVAAVASAAAGQQVPGFPTAPTRVVIARPTPPQARPSHPGGPPVSGALQGTGLGTNASLAQMVSGLVGQLLMQPVLVAQGTPGMAPPPAPATASASAGTTNTATIAGPAPGGPAQPPPPQPSTADLQFSQLLGNLLGPAGPGTGGPGVPSPTITVAMPGVPAFLQGMTDFLQATQTAPPPPPPPPPPPPEQQTMPPPGSPSSGAGSPGGLGLESLPPEFYTSVVQGVLSSLLGSLGARAGSSESIAAFIQRLSGSSNIFEPGADGALGFFGALLSLLCQNFSMVDVVMLLHGHFQPLQRLQPQLRSFFHQHYLGGQEPTPSNIRMATHTLITGLEEYVRESFSLVQVQPGVDIIRTNLEFLQEQFNSIAAHVLHCTDSGFGARLLELCNQGLFECLALNLHCLGGQQMELAAVINGRIRRMSRGVNPSLVSWLTTMMGLRLQVVLEHMPVGPDAILRYVRRVGDPPQPLPEEPMEVQGAERTSPEPQRENASPAPGTTAEEAMSRGPPPPPEGGSRDDQDGASAETEPWAAAVPPEWVPIIQQDIQSQRKVKPQPPLSDAYLSGMPAKRRKLRSDIQKRLQEDPNYSPQRFPNAHRAFADDP, translated from the exons ATGGAGCCAAATGATAGTACGAGTACCGCTGTGGAGGAGCCTGATAGCTTGGAGGTGCTGGTGAAGACCCTGGACTCTCAAACTCGGACCTTTATTGTGGGGGCCCAG ATGAATGTAAAAGAGTTCAAGGAGCACATTGCTGCCTCTGTCAGTATCCCATCTGAGAAACAGCGGCTCATCTACCAGGGCCGAGTTCTGCAAGATGATAAGAAGCTCCAGGAATATA ATGTTGGGGGAAAGGTTATCCACCTGGTGGAACGGGCTCCTCCTCAAACTCAGCTCCCTTCTGGGGCATCTTCTGGGACAGGGTCTGCTTCAGCCACCCATGGTGGGGGACCCTCACCTGGTACTCGGGGGCCTGGGGCCTCTGTTCATGACCGGAATGCCAACAGCTATGTCATGGTTGGAACCTTCAATCTTCCT AGTGAGCCCCGGGTACGGCTGGTGATGGCTCAGCACATGATCAGAGATATACAGACCTTACTATCCCGGATGGAG TGTCGAGGGGCTCCCCAAGTGCAGCACAGTCAGCTACCCCCACAGATGCCGACTGTGGCCCCAGAGCCAGTAGCCTTGAGCTCTCAAACATCAGAACCAGTGGAAAGTGAAGTTCCTCCTCGGGAGCCCATGGAGGCAGAAGGAGTGGAAGAGCGCGCCCCAGCGCAGAGCCCGGAGCTCACCCCTTCTGGCTCAGCCCCAACAGGCCCAGCACCTGCCTCAGAGACAAATGCACCCAA CCATCCTTCCCCTGCGGAGTATGTCGAAGTGCTCCAAGAGCTGCAGCGGCTGGAGAGCCGTCTCCAGCCCTTCTTGCAGCGCTACTATGAGGTTCTGGGCACTGCTGCCACCACGGACTACAACAACAAT CATGAGGGCCGGGAGGAGGATCAGCGGTTGATCAACTTGGTGGGGGAGAGCCTGCGGCTGCTGGGCAACACCTTTGTGGCATTGTCTGACCTGCGCTGCAACCTGGCCTGTGCGCCTCCACGACACCTGCATGTGGTCCGGCCCATGTCTCACTACACCACCCCCATGGTGCTCCAGCAGGCAGCCATTCCCATCCAG ATCAATGTGGGGACCACTGTGACTATGACAGGGAATGGGACTCGGCCCCCCCCGAATCCCAATGCGGAGGCACCTCCCCCTGGTCCTGGGCAGGCCTCGTCCTTGGCTCCGTCTTCTACCACTGTCGAGTCCTCAAGTGAGGGGGCTTCCCCACCAGGGCCAGCTCCCCCGCCAGCCACCAGTCACCCAAGGGTCATCCGGATTTCCCATCAAAGTGTGGAACCCGTGGTCATGATGCACATGAACATTCAAG ATTCTGGCACACAGCCCGGTGGTGTTCCGAGTGCTCCCACTGGCCCCCTAGGACCCCCTGGTCATGGCCAGACCCTGG GCTCCACCCTCATCcagctgccctccctgccccctgagTTCATGCACGCCGTCGCCCACCAGATCACTCATCAGGCCATGGTGGCAGCTGTTGCCTCCGCGGCCGCAG GACAGCAAGTGCCAGGCTTCCCGACAGCTCCAACCCGAGTGGTGATTGCCCGGCCCACCCCTCCACAGGCTCGGCCTTCCCATCCTGGGGGCCCCCCAGTCTCTGGGGCTCTG CAGGGCACTGGGCTGGGCACCAATGCCTCGCTGGCCCAGATGGTGAGCGGCCTTGTGGGGCAGCTCCTTATGCAGCCTGTCCTCGTGG CTCAGGGGACCCCAGGAATGGctccacctccagcccctgccaCTGCTTCAGCCAGTGCTGGCACCACCAACACAGCCACCATagctggccctgccccaggggGACCTGCTCAGCCTCCACCCCCTCAACCTTCCACAGCTGATCTTCAGTTCTCTCAGCTCCTGGGGAACCTACTGGGGCCTGCAGGGCCAGGGACTGGAGGGCCTGGCGTGCCTTCTCCCACCATCACTGTGGCAATGCCTGGTGTCCCTGCCTTTCTCCAGGGCATGACTGACTTCTTGCAG GCAACACAGAcagcccctccaccccctccacctcctccacccccacccccagagcagCAGACCATGCCCCCACCAGGGTCCCCTTCCAGTGGTGCAGGGAGTCCTGGAGGTCTAGGCCTTGAGAGCCTGCCACCGGAGTTTTACACCTCAGTGGTGCAGGGTGTGCTCAGCTCCCTGCTGGGTTCCCTGGGGGCTCGGGCTGGCAGCAGTGAAAGTATCGCTGCCTTCATACAGCGCCTCAGTGGATCCAGCAACATCTTTGAGCCTGGAGCTGATGGGGCTCTCG GATTCTTTGGGGCCCTGCTCTCTCTTCTGTGCCAGAACTTCTCCATGGTGGATGTAGTGATGCTTCTCCATGGGCATTTCCAGCCACTGCAGCGGCTTCAGCCCCAGCTACGATCCTTCTTCCACCAGCACTATCTGGGTGGTCAGGAGCCCACACCCAGTAACATCCGG ATGGCAACCCACACATTGATCACGGGTCTAGAAGAATATGTGCGGGAAAGTTTT TCTTTGGTGCAGGTTCAGCCAGGTGTGGACATCATCCGGACAAATCTGGAATTTCTCCAGGAGCAGTTTAATAGCATCGCTGCTCATGTGTTACACTGCACAG ACAGTGGATTTGGGGCCCGGTTGCTGGAGTTGTGTAACCAGGGACTGTTTGAATGTCTGGCCCTGAACCTGCACTGCTTGGGGGGACAGCAGATGGAGCTTGCTGCTGTTATCAATGGCCGGATT CGTCGTATGTCTCGTGGGGTGAATCCCTCCTTGGTGAGCTGGCTGACCACTATGATGGGACTGAGGCTTCAGGTGGTACTggagcacatgcctgtaggccctgATGCCATCCTCAGATACGTTCGCAGGGTTGGTGATCCCCCCCAG CCACTTCCTGAGGAACCAATGGAAGTTCAGGGAGCAGAAAGAACTTCCCCTGAGCCTCAG CGGGAGAATGCTTCCCCAGCTCCCGGGACAACAGCAGAAGAGGCCATGTCCCGAGGTCCACCTCCGCCTCCTGAGGGAGGCTCCCGAGATGATCAGGATGGAGCTTCAGCTGAGACAGAACCTTGGGCAGCTGCAGTTCCCCCA GAATGGGTCCCTATTATCCAGCAGGACATTCAGAGCCAGCGGAAGGTGAAACCACAGCCCCCTTTGAGCGATGCCTACCTCAGTGGTATGCCTGCTAAAAGACGCAAG CTCCGGTCTGATATACAAAAACGACTGCAGGAAGACCCCAACTATAGCCCCCAGCGCTTCCCTAATGCCCACCGGGCCTTTGCTGATGATCCCTAG
- the BAG6 gene encoding large proline-rich protein BAG6 isoform X28, which yields MEPNDSTSTAVEEPDSLEVLVKTLDSQTRTFIVGAQMNVKEFKEHIAASVSIPSEKQRLIYQGRVLQDDKKLQEYNVGGKVIHLVERAPPQTQLPSGASSGTGSASATHGGGPSPGTRGPGASVHDRNANSYVMVGTFNLPSDGSAVDVHINMEQAPIQSEPRVRLVMAQHMIRDIQTLLSRMECRGAPQVQHSQLPPQMPTVAPEPVALSSQTSEPVESEVPPREPMEAEGVEERAPAQSPELTPSGSAPTGPAPASETNAPNHPSPAEYVEVLQELQRLESRLQPFLQRYYEVLGTAATTDYNNNHEGREEDQRLINLVGESLRLLGNTFVALSDLRCNLACAPPRHLHVVRPMSHYTTPMVLQQAAIPIQINVGTTVTMTGNGTRPPPNPNAEAPPPGPGQASSLAPSSTTVESSSEGASPPGPAPPPATSHPRVIRISHQSVEPVVMMHMNIQDSGTQPGGVPSAPTGPLGPPGHGQTLGSTLIQLPSLPPEFMHAVAHQITHQAMVAAVASAAAGQQVPGFPTAPTRVVIARPTPPQARPSHPGGPPVSGALQGTGLGTNASLAQMVSGLVGQLLMQPVLVAQGTPGMAPPPAPATASASAGTTNTATIAGPAPGGPAQPPPPQPSTADLQFSQLLGNLLGPAGPGTGGPGVPSPTITVAMPGVPAFLQGMTDFLQATQTAPPPPPPPPPPPPEQQTMPPPGSPSSGAGSPGGLGLESLPPEFYTSVVQGVLSSLLGSLGARAGSSESIAAFIQRLSGSSNIFEPGADGALGFFGALLSLLCQNFSMVDVVMLLHGHFQPLQRLQPQLRSFFHQHYLGGQEPTPSNIRMATHTLITGLEEYVRESFSLVQVQPGVDIIRTNLEFLQEQFNSIAAHVLHCTDSGFGARLLELCNQGLFECLALNLHCLGGQQMELAAVINGRIRRMSRGVNPSLVSWLTTMMGLRLQVVLEHMPVGPDAILRYVRRVGDPPQPLPEEPMEVQGAERTSPEPQRENASPAPGTTAEEAMSRGPPPPPEGGSRDDQDGASAETEPWAAAVPPEWVPIIQQDIQSQRKVKPQPPLSDAYLSGMPAKRRKLRSDIQKRLQEDPNYSPQRFPNAHRAFADDP from the exons ATGGAGCCAAATGATAGTACGAGTACCGCTGTGGAGGAGCCTGATAGCTTGGAGGTGCTGGTGAAGACCCTGGACTCTCAAACTCGGACCTTTATTGTGGGGGCCCAG ATGAATGTAAAAGAGTTCAAGGAGCACATTGCTGCCTCTGTCAGTATCCCATCTGAGAAACAGCGGCTCATCTACCAGGGCCGAGTTCTGCAAGATGATAAGAAGCTCCAGGAATATA ATGTTGGGGGAAAGGTTATCCACCTGGTGGAACGGGCTCCTCCTCAAACTCAGCTCCCTTCTGGGGCATCTTCTGGGACAGGGTCTGCTTCAGCCACCCATGGTGGGGGACCCTCACCTGGTACTCGGGGGCCTGGGGCCTCTGTTCATGACCGGAATGCCAACAGCTATGTCATGGTTGGAACCTTCAATCTTCCT AGTGACGGCTCTGCTGTGGATGTTCACATCAACATGGAACAGGCCCCGATTCAG AGTGAGCCCCGGGTACGGCTGGTGATGGCTCAGCACATGATCAGAGATATACAGACCTTACTATCCCGGATGGAG TGTCGAGGGGCTCCCCAAGTGCAGCACAGTCAGCTACCCCCACAGATGCCGACTGTGGCCCCAGAGCCAGTAGCCTTGAGCTCTCAAACATCAGAACCAGTGGAAAGTGAAGTTCCTCCTCGGGAGCCCATGGAGGCAGAAGGAGTGGAAGAGCGCGCCCCAGCGCAGAGCCCGGAGCTCACCCCTTCTGGCTCAGCCCCAACAGGCCCAGCACCTGCCTCAGAGACAAATGCACCCAA CCATCCTTCCCCTGCGGAGTATGTCGAAGTGCTCCAAGAGCTGCAGCGGCTGGAGAGCCGTCTCCAGCCCTTCTTGCAGCGCTACTATGAGGTTCTGGGCACTGCTGCCACCACGGACTACAACAACAAT CATGAGGGCCGGGAGGAGGATCAGCGGTTGATCAACTTGGTGGGGGAGAGCCTGCGGCTGCTGGGCAACACCTTTGTGGCATTGTCTGACCTGCGCTGCAACCTGGCCTGTGCGCCTCCACGACACCTGCATGTGGTCCGGCCCATGTCTCACTACACCACCCCCATGGTGCTCCAGCAGGCAGCCATTCCCATCCAG ATCAATGTGGGGACCACTGTGACTATGACAGGGAATGGGACTCGGCCCCCCCCGAATCCCAATGCGGAGGCACCTCCCCCTGGTCCTGGGCAGGCCTCGTCCTTGGCTCCGTCTTCTACCACTGTCGAGTCCTCAAGTGAGGGGGCTTCCCCACCAGGGCCAGCTCCCCCGCCAGCCACCAGTCACCCAAGGGTCATCCGGATTTCCCATCAAAGTGTGGAACCCGTGGTCATGATGCACATGAACATTCAAG ATTCTGGCACACAGCCCGGTGGTGTTCCGAGTGCTCCCACTGGCCCCCTAGGACCCCCTGGTCATGGCCAGACCCTGG GCTCCACCCTCATCcagctgccctccctgccccctgagTTCATGCACGCCGTCGCCCACCAGATCACTCATCAGGCCATGGTGGCAGCTGTTGCCTCCGCGGCCGCAG GACAGCAAGTGCCAGGCTTCCCGACAGCTCCAACCCGAGTGGTGATTGCCCGGCCCACCCCTCCACAGGCTCGGCCTTCCCATCCTGGGGGCCCCCCAGTCTCTGGGGCTCTG CAGGGCACTGGGCTGGGCACCAATGCCTCGCTGGCCCAGATGGTGAGCGGCCTTGTGGGGCAGCTCCTTATGCAGCCTGTCCTCGTGG CTCAGGGGACCCCAGGAATGGctccacctccagcccctgccaCTGCTTCAGCCAGTGCTGGCACCACCAACACAGCCACCATagctggccctgccccaggggGACCTGCTCAGCCTCCACCCCCTCAACCTTCCACAGCTGATCTTCAGTTCTCTCAGCTCCTGGGGAACCTACTGGGGCCTGCAGGGCCAGGGACTGGAGGGCCTGGCGTGCCTTCTCCCACCATCACTGTGGCAATGCCTGGTGTCCCTGCCTTTCTCCAGGGCATGACTGACTTCTTGCAG GCAACACAGAcagcccctccaccccctccacctcctccacccccacccccagagcagCAGACCATGCCCCCACCAGGGTCCCCTTCCAGTGGTGCAGGGAGTCCTGGAGGTCTAGGCCTTGAGAGCCTGCCACCGGAGTTTTACACCTCAGTGGTGCAGGGTGTGCTCAGCTCCCTGCTGGGTTCCCTGGGGGCTCGGGCTGGCAGCAGTGAAAGTATCGCTGCCTTCATACAGCGCCTCAGTGGATCCAGCAACATCTTTGAGCCTGGAGCTGATGGGGCTCTCG GATTCTTTGGGGCCCTGCTCTCTCTTCTGTGCCAGAACTTCTCCATGGTGGATGTAGTGATGCTTCTCCATGGGCATTTCCAGCCACTGCAGCGGCTTCAGCCCCAGCTACGATCCTTCTTCCACCAGCACTATCTGGGTGGTCAGGAGCCCACACCCAGTAACATCCGG ATGGCAACCCACACATTGATCACGGGTCTAGAAGAATATGTGCGGGAAAGTTTT TCTTTGGTGCAGGTTCAGCCAGGTGTGGACATCATCCGGACAAATCTGGAATTTCTCCAGGAGCAGTTTAATAGCATCGCTGCTCATGTGTTACACTGCACAG ACAGTGGATTTGGGGCCCGGTTGCTGGAGTTGTGTAACCAGGGACTGTTTGAATGTCTGGCCCTGAACCTGCACTGCTTGGGGGGACAGCAGATGGAGCTTGCTGCTGTTATCAATGGCCGGATT CGTCGTATGTCTCGTGGGGTGAATCCCTCCTTGGTGAGCTGGCTGACCACTATGATGGGACTGAGGCTTCAGGTGGTACTggagcacatgcctgtaggccctgATGCCATCCTCAGATACGTTCGCAGGGTTGGTGATCCCCCCCAG CCACTTCCTGAGGAACCAATGGAAGTTCAGGGAGCAGAAAGAACTTCCCCTGAGCCTCAG CGGGAGAATGCTTCCCCAGCTCCCGGGACAACAGCAGAAGAGGCCATGTCCCGAGGTCCACCTCCGCCTCCTGAGGGAGGCTCCCGAGATGATCAGGATGGAGCTTCAGCTGAGACAGAACCTTGGGCAGCTGCAGTTCCCCCA GAATGGGTCCCTATTATCCAGCAGGACATTCAGAGCCAGCGGAAGGTGAAACCACAGCCCCCTTTGAGCGATGCCTACCTCAGTGGTATGCCTGCTAAAAGACGCAAG CTCCGGTCTGATATACAAAAACGACTGCAGGAAGACCCCAACTATAGCCCCCAGCGCTTCCCTAATGCCCACCGGGCCTTTGCTGATGATCCCTAG